A single genomic interval of Desulfobacteraceae bacterium harbors:
- the nfo gene encoding deoxyribonuclease IV: MPPKRVGAHVSIAGGVENAPLNAAAIGARAFAMFTKNQRRWQAKPLSAENIRRFRDNCRDKGYRPEDILPHAGYLINLGHPETAGLAKSRAGFQDEMARCRQLGLTALNFHPGSHLKQITERECIQRIAESINLALEETPGVTAVIENTAGQGSQLGYRFEQLAEIIARVADQSRVGVCLDTCHAHAAGYDLTTEAGCREAFAAFDASIGFGFLRGMHLNDAKKGVGSRVDRHAGLGEGGLGWTVFRFIMNDPRFNCPLILETPDDGRWAREIRQLYALQAA; the protein is encoded by the coding sequence GTGCCCCCGAAACGGGTCGGCGCCCACGTCAGCATCGCCGGCGGCGTGGAAAATGCGCCCCTCAACGCGGCCGCCATCGGCGCCCGGGCGTTTGCGATGTTCACCAAGAACCAGCGCCGCTGGCAGGCCAAGCCGCTGAGCGCCGAAAACATCCGGCGCTTCCGCGACAACTGCCGCGACAAGGGCTATCGGCCGGAGGATATTCTGCCCCACGCGGGCTATCTTATCAATCTGGGGCACCCCGAGACGGCCGGCCTGGCCAAGTCGCGGGCGGGGTTTCAGGACGAGATGGCGCGCTGCCGGCAGTTGGGGCTGACCGCGCTCAATTTCCACCCCGGAAGCCACCTGAAGCAAATCACCGAGCGGGAGTGCATCCAGCGGATCGCCGAGTCCATCAACCTGGCCCTGGAGGAGACCCCCGGGGTCACGGCGGTGATCGAAAACACCGCCGGGCAGGGAAGCCAGCTCGGCTATCGTTTCGAGCAGCTGGCTGAGATCATCGCCCGGGTGGCCGACCAAAGCCGGGTGGGGGTCTGCCTGGACACCTGCCACGCCCATGCCGCCGGCTACGACCTGACCACCGAGGCGGGCTGCCGGGAGGCCTTTGCGGCCTTCGACGCCTCAATCGGCTTTGGCTTTCTGCGGGGGATGCACCTCAACGACGCCAAGAAGGGGGTCGGCAGCCGGGTGGATCGCCACGCCGGCCTGGGCGAGGGGGGCCTGGGGTGGACGGTATTCCGGTTTATCATGAACGACCCGCGCTTCAATTGCCCGCTGATCCTGGAGACCCCGGACGACGGCCGTTGGGCCCGGGAGATCCGGCAGCTCTATGCCCTGCAGGCGGCCTGA
- a CDS encoding tRNA 4-thiouridine(8) synthase ThiI codes for MKPEKGNVRALGLSSGGLDSILSALVLRRQGIAVAWVAFETPFFSAAKARQAARMIEVPLTVRPITAVYLEMLKNPPVGYGRHMNPCMDCHTLMFRLAGEMMRAEGADFLFSGEVLGQRPMSQTRQSLRYVEKHSGFDGYILRPLSAQRLPETIPEKRGWVARAGLLGIAGRGRKEQIRLAREFGVTDYPAPAGGCLLTDKNYSRRLRDLLAQRDLPAERELELLKYGRHFRLDPDAKVVVGRSRAENEAILGCCDPAVDIQVKIRDYPGPLALMPHGGKPAAVMLAATICAGYSKAPKMVQAVAAEVVGPGGREVLQVIALPPTDFKRLLI; via the coding sequence ATGAAGCCAGAAAAGGGAAACGTGCGCGCCCTGGGGCTTAGCTCCGGGGGCCTGGACAGCATCCTCTCCGCCCTGGTGTTGCGCCGTCAGGGGATCGCGGTGGCCTGGGTGGCCTTCGAGACCCCTTTTTTTTCGGCCGCCAAGGCCCGCCAGGCAGCCCGCATGATCGAGGTGCCGCTGACGGTCCGCCCCATCACGGCGGTCTACCTGGAGATGCTCAAAAACCCGCCCGTCGGCTACGGGCGCCACATGAACCCCTGCATGGACTGCCACACCCTGATGTTCCGGCTGGCCGGCGAGATGATGCGGGCCGAAGGCGCCGACTTTCTCTTCAGCGGCGAGGTCCTCGGCCAGCGGCCCATGTCCCAGACCCGCCAGTCGCTGCGCTATGTGGAGAAGCACTCCGGCTTCGACGGCTATATCCTGCGGCCCCTGAGTGCCCAGAGGCTGCCCGAGACCATTCCCGAAAAGCGGGGCTGGGTGGCGCGCGCGGGGCTGTTGGGCATTGCGGGCCGGGGCCGCAAGGAACAGATACGGCTGGCGCGCGAATTCGGTGTGACCGACTACCCGGCGCCCGCCGGCGGCTGTCTGCTGACCGACAAGAATTACAGCCGGCGGCTGCGGGATCTGCTCGCCCAGCGGGATCTCCCGGCCGAAAGGGAGCTTGAGCTGCTCAAATACGGGCGCCACTTCCGCCTGGATCCCGACGCCAAGGTCGTCGTGGGGCGCTCCCGGGCGGAAAACGAGGCCATTCTGGGCTGCTGCGACCCGGCCGTCGACATCCAGGTCAAGATCCGGGATTATCCCGGCCCGCTGGCCCTGATGCCCCACGGCGGCAAACCGGCGGCGGTCATGCTGGCCGCCACGATCTGCGCCGGCTACAGCAAGGCGCCCAAGATGGTCCAGGCGGTCGCGGCCGAGGTGGTCGGCCCCGGCGGCCGGGAGGTGCTGCAGGTCATCGCGCTGCCGCCGACCGATTTCAAGCGTTTGTTGATTTAG
- the rlmN gene encoding 23S rRNA (adenine(2503)-C(2))-methyltransferase RlmN, with the protein MQAIDPRANIIDFSRREIADWLAARKIAAYRASQIFQWVHLRQCDDFDEMTDLSKAIRQELATHFRISRLQLEQVETSADGSRKSLYRLEDGAHIESVLIPEKDHYTLCISSQVGCAQGCQFCLTARGGLERNLSRGEIIAQVRDALHDLRDDRATARGLTNIVFMGMGEPLDNYDNLIGAIETLTDNDFGLRFASRRVTVSTAGLVPRLADLGRDTRVNLAVSLNATENQTRSRLMPINRRYPLEELMAACARYPLSPGRMITFEYILMEGINDSPADARRLARLLRPIRAKINLIPFNQNPFSRLRRPSPEAIEAFRELLCDAHYTALVRHSKGQDISAACGQLRAEGPGKK; encoded by the coding sequence ATGCAGGCCATCGACCCGAGAGCCAACATCATCGATTTTTCACGCCGGGAGATCGCCGACTGGCTGGCGGCACGAAAGATTGCAGCCTACCGCGCCAGCCAGATCTTCCAGTGGGTCCACCTGCGCCAGTGCGATGATTTCGACGAGATGACGGACCTCTCCAAAGCCATTCGCCAGGAGCTCGCGACCCATTTCCGCATCAGCCGGCTGCAGCTTGAACAGGTGGAAACCTCCGCCGACGGCTCCCGCAAATCCCTCTACCGGCTGGAGGACGGCGCGCACATCGAAAGCGTCCTGATCCCGGAAAAGGACCACTACACCCTGTGCATCTCCAGCCAGGTGGGCTGCGCCCAGGGCTGTCAGTTCTGCCTGACCGCCCGCGGCGGACTGGAGAGAAACCTCAGCCGCGGGGAAATCATCGCGCAGGTCCGGGACGCGCTGCACGACCTGCGGGACGACCGCGCCACGGCCCGGGGCCTGACCAATATCGTCTTCATGGGGATGGGCGAGCCGCTGGACAACTACGACAACCTCATCGGGGCGATCGAAACCCTGACCGACAACGATTTCGGGCTGCGCTTTGCCAGCCGCCGGGTCACCGTCTCCACCGCCGGGCTGGTGCCGCGCCTGGCGGACCTGGGCCGCGATACCCGGGTCAACCTGGCGGTCTCCCTGAACGCCACCGAAAACCAGACCCGCAGCCGGTTGATGCCCATCAACCGCCGCTACCCGCTGGAGGAGCTGATGGCCGCCTGCGCCCGCTATCCGCTTTCACCCGGGCGCATGATCACCTTCGAGTACATCCTGATGGAGGGGATCAACGACAGCCCGGCCGATGCCCGCCGCCTAGCCCGCCTGCTGCGCCCGATCCGCGCCAAAATCAATCTGATCCCCTTCAACCAAAATCCCTTCAGCCGCCTGCGGCGGCCGTCGCCGGAGGCCATCGAAGCCTTCCGCGAACTGCTCTGCGACGCCCACTACACGGCCCTGGTGCGCCACAGCAAAGGCCAGGACATCTCCGCCGCCTGCGGCCAGCTAAGGGCTGAGGGCCCCGGAAAAAAATAA